The region ctcagcttATCAAACTGCTGAGTTGGCTACATTGGGACTGACGTCAAAAATAAGCCAGACCAGGAAATGACAGCaagtttcctttcctgaaggacatgaGTAAATGAATTCGATTTTTCCAACAACTTCATGCTCACTTACGGATACCAAATTTTTATTCCTGATtttgctgccatggtgggatttcaactCACGTTCCAGCCCTCTAGAGTCCAGTAACACAACCACTGATCCCACATATACAAACCAAAAGTTCCAGAAGATGGAACAATACAGCCAAGGATATAATCTACTAGTTTACTTGAGTGAACAATTACAAAAACAAAACCATCTGGTTGGAAGTTGAGAAGTTCTCCATGGAGATCAGGGTTAACAAAACAGCCAATTCACTTCCCTTCACTCTTACTGCTATTCTCTCTTGGCTGGGGAGAATGCAGTGTACTGCTGAAAAAGTGCAATTACTTTTTGAAGAAACCAAGTAACACAAAAAACAAAAAGGATTTCAAATGTCacgaataaatttaaggagatttCTTTCAACCTAGCAAGTGTCAAAATCTGAATTTTTGGGCTTGAGGTGAAGAATGTTTGTGCAGTGGACTAAAATGCTTCCTCACCTCTTGCAACAGTAAGCAAGCCTTGCATAAAGAGCAAATCTAACTTAAAACACAGCTTAATCCCCAGCCTCAAAGACAAGCACCCCATATTGTGACAATGAGGTGTTCCCCACACCAgacagcacagatttaaggtaactggcaaatgaagcaatggagacctgaggtctctacagcaagtggttaagatctggaatgcgctgcctgagagtgtgatggggacaagttcaatcgaggcgttagcgtctggaaagcgctgcctgagagtgtggtggagacagggtcaatcaaggcgttagggtctggaatgcactgcctgagactgtggtggagacagggtcaatcgaggcctTCAAATGGGAACTGGATTATCTGAAATGGAAGAAtgcgcagggttatggggagaatggcatttggtgaattgctcattcggagagccagtgaaCACATAATCGGCCGAACAGTTGTtgcctgtgctgtaacaattctgtgattctgaaaaggCAATCACTCTTCATATCTAGACTAGATCAAAGTACAGGCACAGGGATAGGACAGCAATATTCAGAGACACTACACCAAGCAATCAATTTCCAATATCAATGGAaaatagaaatttaaaaaaaagttgcccACAGATTCACCAAATGTTGCTAATTCCAATGAAAGGATATCATCAGGGACCAAAGCAAGGACTTTCTGCCAGGTTTCTTTACTGCCAAAGATGTCTTGTCCATTCACGGCATAGTCTTCAAAATAGCTATCTATCACAGTGATAGCTTGCCTACAGGTGAATCAAGAGCAATGGTTAGCAATTGGACTGACATGATAAACCCTCATCAACTAATTGCTCTTACTCCACTCTTTAGATCACCACTGCATCACACAAGCAGAAGAATTATTTGCTTAGACCTGGGCTTTAAAAGTGCCAAGGCATCAAATTTAGTATACAAGCTAGCCATCCTAAATCAACTGAGTTACAATTTTGACAAAAATACAAACATAATTGGAGTACGTACCCAATAATACAACCAACAATATCATACAAATGGAATTTCACGTATTCAATCACTAGATCACCAGCATTGATATATTGCATATTATACAGTATACTCTCTGCCTCACTGAACAATGCCACAGGGAATTTGCTCATACTGTATAATATAGAAGGTTTatgtacacgtacacacacacacacacacacacacacgtacacacacaataGGCAATGCACAGAAAACGCCACAGAACACAAAAGGCTGGAGCCACAATATCTAGTCTAGTGATTGACCCTGGTCTGAATTTTTCCCACGGCGGGCGGGCTCGGTTGCAGAACCGTCCACGATCggctctgcactgccattttatgcgggcgggccaattaagcatAATACGCAAGCGGTAGCTCAGCGCTaccggtgagtggggggggggggggggggggggggggggaggagttgggTCCAGCACTTTTGCACATGCGggcaaaagagtgcttcaatctccctaagacatggagctgcctcatggagattgaagcgttttttaaataattaaataaatggaataaaaatttaatgaaacatgtcccctcatgtgactgtgtcacatgtgatggggctgatttttattttttaaagaaactttttatttaatttgtaaaagctttgggaaacttcatcccgttcgtggatgaggtttcctaaaaaatgtaaaggccacttggccttttcgtctgcccgccaactgtaaggttggacaggcagtgtaaagTTAAGGTTAATTacctagttaatggccttaacaggcctttcaattatcagcgggtgcgcagccaactctggcgtgtgcccgccaaacgaaatatcacgAGACAGCACGATGACGTTGTgatgcatgcccaatgtcatcacgcatcattttacacgccggtgtgttgggcccgcccccacacaccaaatgtaaaatcctggcccttgtcaCAAAGTAGGGTTTTTAAATTGGCAACCTTGAATAAATTAACCTTTGAACTCATTCAGTGGTTAATCACCAGACatactttttaaaacttaaaaaggCACATACTTTAAGCACAAGACATTGTGTTCGAAATGGTACAATGCTCCTGTCCTTGCACGGCAGTGATCCAAGTACAAATGGATACATTCAGATGTCTtcataaagacttgcatttcacaACCTCAACATGCAAAGgggtgcttcacagccaatgaagtgcttttgaaatgtagtcactgctgcaatgCAAGGAAATGCagaaaccaatttgtgcacagcaaggtcccacgaaCAGCAACGAGGTAacaatcagataatctgtttttgtgatgtttacTTGaccgataaatattggccaggacactggggataactcccttgctcttttttTGAATGGTACCATctgatcttttacgtccactcAAGACGGCAGATTTAATGTTCTCATCTCAAAGATAGAACCTCCAACAATTCAGCCTAgattgtgctcaaatctctggagggGGGTTTGAACAAATGGCCTAATGGGTCAGAGGAGAGAATGCTACCAATAAAGGCACAGTTGACATTTAAACCACAAAATGAGGTTAGTATCTTATAACCACATTCTGGTAACAAAATATTCTCCAAATAAACATAGATAGAGCTACTTTCTTACTCTAATGCACTCACTGTATAGAAGGATGAATGGGATTAGTCAGATGTACTTTCTTGATTGCATCTGTTCCACCCTGTAAAACAGCCAGTTGCATTTGGCATTACAAACTGATGGTAGAATGGTTACATATTATGTTTTCTCTAAAAGTACAATTAATCGCATGGCTTAGAAGATACATACCTTAACCACACTCAGGTACTCTGCAACAGCAGACCGAGCTGCCTGGGAAAGATTCCGTGCATTTTCATCACAGACCCAGCAATGGACCCCTCTTCGCCCAGAGTATATCCAGAGCCGGTGCTGAAACCCAAAGTCCTCTGTGATGTGAACATAGGAAACCTGCATTATGTCAGGTGCTTCACTTATCTCAGAGCACCTGTGACATTGAATTTCATAAGACAGAGACCACTGCATTTCTGTTATGACAACAATACCAGTGTAATTTAAAAAGGGGTACGCTTACTCCCTCTCTCGTCGTTAAATTTTCCTTCAAGGGCAGTACGGTATATTGGATCCAATCTACTATGCCACAAATtcattggatgtgtgtgtgatcCACGTTAagatgctgattatagaatgtactgaacagaaacaggccactcattcCTGCTGATTATTTGCAATCTCAGCACACAGGGAAGCATAGGGAGGAAGAGATGAGTCACTCCAGCAAACTTCAGAGAGCCCAGGCTGAACGATAGAACACCATGTTCTTATCTCTCAACTTTAGTAAAACGATAAGATAGCAGCCCAATCAAGAGGTCAACCACTTCTGTGGCAGATTAAAGGAGTGTGAATGTGCTTTGATAAATTGAGTACCATTTCAATTTACACCAGTACTTGAAATCAACATCCATTTATAGCTTAGAAACAAAGCATATATCTCCATAAAGTTAAGGTGCCTAGTGTATTGTCGTGCTGACCCAGACAGACTAAACTACCTGCAGGCTCAATCCATGCTCAGGTTGGCTCAGTTCGGCTAGGGCAGCAGTAAGCGTATTACAATTCACCTCAGCACTCCAGGTGGCGAGGGAAGAGGAGAACagtaaagaaagaaaaacagGAGGGAGTTCATATTTCCAAACATTACCCATGAGCCCCTTCAGAACATGTCTATTAGCTCGCTGACACTCACTCAAGGACAAAGCCACTTGCGTCAAGTATCAAAAAGCTGTAGGCCCCTGTGAAACTGTAGCCCAgaaagaatcagcaccttcaagagATGAATTGAGCAAAAAAAAGGCAAGCAGAATTACTAGAGAACGAAAAAGCACAATGCAATTTTACCTCCCAATGCTCTGTCCAGAATCTTGATAGCAATGGTCATTAGTGTCCAGCACTTGTGGCAAATGTCTGCAGAGCTGAAGTATACAAAATAACTTGACAATTCTTCTGAAAGATTTCAAAGCCATTCTATGTCAATATGAACAGTAGTCTTCTATCCACAGGAGACATTAGGAACAGTGAACCATTGCAATCTAATATGAGCCAGTCCCTTCCCCACTCTTTCAAACATCAACccacaaaagttttttttaaaattataaacagTAAAACTCTTCCATGACCCATAAACAAGTTAACCAGTGGAAAATCTAATCCAATCCAAAATCTCTTATTAATTGGAGTTTTGGGTTCCATTTTACTAAACATAAGTGAAGAATAACTACCTAGTCAGTTTTCAAGAATTCCAGATTATTGAAACACACAAACTGCATCCACATCTTTCAATAATTCTCATTATACTTATTTTTCTATCTCCAATTTCTGCTGAAACTATGAGTTAAGTGAAAATTTAACAGTAGCCCTAAAGTTCCTTAGTGAACATAACTGTACGGCACAAAAGAGACATATGTAATTTTATCACTTTACTCATTAACTATGCTGCCCTCGCCATACACCAAGATACTTCAGCATCCTTGGTCGACAGTTCTACTGTTGGCGTAAGGGAGCTGCTTTTAACAGGGCTAATGCAGGGAGTCAGTGCTCTTCTGCAAACCAAACAACAGAAGTGCCAATTGTAAAAGTGACTTTTCACAGATCTGATGACAGGTCATTGatccaaaacattaactctgttttgcttcccacagatgctgccagacctgatgtttgttgctagcattttctgttttaattgcaaaagCACCACAGTTAGCATTGCAAATGCTGGGTccatgcaaaaaaaaattaagcatcAACATACCTGCAACAGGTTCGAACATCATCATAGTCTGTCATATCAATATCAAAGACCAGCTCTTTATACTCAGCATGAAAGGTTCCCGATTTCACAGAGTTATGCTGACTAGGCTACAAAAGAAGAAACACTGAATAGTTATGAAGTGCTGACAAAAACTTTCACTCCACATCACTAATTTTCTCCTCTCTTCACCTGAAAGATTCAACACTTTCGTGAGAACTGACAGTTATTAATAACTGAATCTTCAGAGAATTTACAGTCTTATTGTGCAGTAGCAAAACTGAGCTCGATACACGACAGCCCCACAATTGCATTTAACAATGGTTGCTCGACAGCAATCAAGGTTTCACTGGACAATTTTTCCTCCCTTTACCCAGGGACAATGAATGCTGCTGCAGTTCAAATCCCTACTATTATCCTGGCTGCAACCAGCTAAATTACTCGATAATATGCCAGTCAATTCATCGATCACACATTAAACTTTGGTACACAGTGCCCATGTATCATTTGGAACTTAATATACGTGCCTGCATTACTGGTCACTCCTGTAGGTGGTGCTTTGTTACAATGTTCACCGGTGCTATTAAAGAATATATTACTGAGATTTActgaggtcttgtggcgcagtgggtccTTACACCTGAGCCAAAAGTTCCAGGTTGAAGCCCTACCCCAGGATTTGATGTTCAAATAAGGAAGGggtgttcataatgcagccaattGGGttaattatcaacctgcaaatccttccaacacatgccaatggcaggcggtaggagcgggagagattcctggtcagtcagcTATGTGATGGAAAGAGTATTGgtgcctctaccatcactatcctagatccagactacaacatgcatgtaaaaagtgGATGTTCCCACAGCAACTCAGGCTCCCCAGATTTCACAACCTGGACATTAGGTTCCTGCAAATCACTCAAAAACGTTTTCCAAAAATGCCTTCACTCTGTACATAACACCACAAGTGATCAGCTAGTATGAAATTAacactgatgaaaggtcacagacctggaacattaactcttgtttctctctccacagatgctgcctgatatgttgagtatttccagggcTTGTCTTTTCTTAAAACTATGTAAAATCAACAATGATGCCTGGAATATCACTTTTATGATGTTTTAAAATTTGTACTTGAAGGTAGTTTTCTATCCATCCTATGAGATTGGAGTCATCTGAAGCATTGCACTCGAATTACCTTATTTGAGTAGACAGCTCCAATGTCAATCTTATAAGGGACCATTTTCTGTATCTCTTTCTCCAATTCATTCTGATTATTAAAGGACAGGTAACGCACATAGATGTCATCTTTCAAGGTGAAGGAAAATTCTCGATTTTGGAAATAGTTCTTGGGGACTGTTGACACAAAGAGAGTAATTATCCAACTGATAACCTTGTGAGTAAAGAGCCTCAGTGTGGTACTGAGCCACCAAGAAGCAGGTCACACTTTGCTAAGAAACATACTACAATGAGTTAATGGTTTATTTAGCATATTGGCACCGATATACTTTCATGTTCTGTAATTGGCTTTTTGTGCAATATTGAGTTCATTTTTAAACTCTTTCATTCACCAGTGGCAGATGTATTTCACCATGTTTATTCAGCTGTGTTCTCTATCCTGTCCCAACCCAAGTTTGGGAGGGGGAAAAACATCTAATTGTAAGGTTAGGTGCTCTTAAACAGCCCTGGTGGACACTTTCAAACATGCACCATTTACACTGCTCAGAAATCCGAGtaacagatgtgtgtgtgtgtgtgtgtcacagtgagagagatgctcACATGGCTGCATTCATTGGCCATCCCTTGTTACCTTGGCTGTTTCCTTAAAACAACTAAGTGGTTTAAACCACTTTAAAAAGCATTAGTCaacctggagtcacacataggccaagCCAGGTAGGAAAAGTAGGTTCCCTTCCCTGCAGGGCATCTGTGAGCTTGTTGGATTTTTAACAATAATCCAGAAGCTTTTCATGTCAGTTTTTCCTGCTGCCAACCTACAACATAGATTAGCTGACAAAGTTACATTTTGAACAGTGAAAATGGTGCTCCAAATCAGCTCTGAAGCTTCAATAGATGCTATTTAGCACACAAAACCAGAACAAATGTTGTGCAAGAGGCAGCAAACTCATGGCATTATCACAGAAGTTACATGGTAGACCTGTAATATTTATGTACTTTTCTGGCAGAAACACTGATTTAAATACAATTCTTGCCAACTCCCTTTCAATAGTTTTGCAATTGGTATAAGTCTGCCTCATAGAAATCTCAACTGTGGATAATTATCTGCCTTGATGGCTAAGAGGTAATTTAAACAGGGAGGGGGAATTGTATGAATTTAGCATAAACATTTGTAGCAATTTACAGTtgttaacaaaatataaaattaAGTTGATGGGTTTTGACATGTCCTAAATCACAGCTATCAAAATGCAGAATTCGTGTATGACTTGACTTTCCTTTTAactacaggtttttaaaaaattaactggatgtggcatcgctggctaggcctgcatttattgcccatcctgaattgccctcattaagggggcatttaagagtcaaccacattgctgtgggtctggagtcacaggtaaagatggcaaatttccttccctaaagggcattagtgaaccagatgggtttttacaacaatcggcaatggtttcatgatcatcatcagacatttaattttttttaaattccgcccttgtgggattcaaacccaggtccccagagcattaccccggttctctggattactagtctggtgagAATACCATTATGCAACCACCTCCTCTATTTGTACTTTTAAACATTTGATATttaacaaaaagagaattactaAATCGCAATGAAATGCATTTTAAATCGATTTAAATAGGTACAGAGGTACCTTTGAATAGAAAGCAGCCAACACACAAGTTCCTTCCATTTTATCCGAACCCTGGAACAAACCCTTTTGCACAGTAATAAAATAGCAAAAAGTACTCgcaaagaaaaaatatatttccTCCTTACCACCACCATAGTTTAACCACCTGAAGTACTGCGGAAATGGGAAGAGACGTCTGTAATAAATGGGGAGTAAATCTGGTAACTCAGCCGCATC is a window of Carcharodon carcharias isolate sCarCar2 chromosome X, sCarCar2.pri, whole genome shotgun sequence DNA encoding:
- the prim1 gene encoding DNA primase small subunit encodes the protein MASSESQYDAAELPDLLPIYYRRLFPFPQYFRWLNYGGVPKNYFQNREFSFTLKDDIYVRYLSFNNQNELEKEIQKMVPYKIDIGAVYSNKPSQHNSVKSGTFHAEYKELVFDIDMTDYDDVRTCCSSADICHKCWTLMTIAIKILDRALGEDFGFQHRLWIYSGRRGVHCWVCDENARNLSQAARSAVAEYLSVVKGGTDAIKKVHLTNPIHPSIQQAITVIDSYFEDYAVNGQDIFGSKETWQKVLALVPDEFREGLQIDFVKMRNSAERWKLIQRTLTRSVNANHLAEIKLQYCYPRLDVNVSKGINHLLKSPFSVHPKTGRISVPMDVKNLDKFDPFSVPTISSLCKELDRKTKEEQENTSAESGEEPDMKRRTRDYKKTSLLGPIKIFEQFIEKMEQSRKGQLLKQSDRGGDF